In Luteitalea sp. TBR-22, one genomic interval encodes:
- the ftsL gene encoding cell division protein FtsL encodes MDNDFVLRKQVQNHTIVREVDHARQRDLARTVVGGACVLAAVLFAAWQHLDARQLSRQLVDLSRERATLLEKQRHLTLEKVSLERPSRIEAIATRQLQMKAPTRETSAVIERVVATPPPASAVVAQR; translated from the coding sequence GTGGACAACGACTTCGTTCTCCGCAAGCAGGTACAGAACCACACGATCGTCCGCGAGGTGGACCACGCGCGGCAGCGCGACCTGGCCCGCACGGTGGTCGGCGGTGCCTGCGTGCTGGCTGCGGTCCTGTTCGCGGCGTGGCAGCACCTCGACGCGCGGCAGCTCTCGCGGCAACTGGTCGACCTGTCCCGCGAGCGCGCGACGCTGCTCGAGAAGCAGCGTCACCTCACCCTCGAGAAGGTCTCCCTCGAGCGGCCGTCCCGCATCGAGGCCATCGCGACGCGCCAGCTGCAGATGAAGGCGCCGACCCGCGAGACGTCCGCCGTGATCGAGCGGGTGGTGGCGACGCCGCCGCCGGCCAGCGCCGTGGTGGCCCAGCGGTGA
- the rsmH gene encoding 16S rRNA (cytosine(1402)-N(4))-methyltransferase RsmH, protein MHAPVLVAEVIRHLAPARGGLFVDCTLGAGGHTRALLDAGASRVLAFDRDRTAFPLASAALEGCLDRVEMVHADYRRLGDVLDARGLTHVDGGILADLGVSSMQLDDAERGFSFRADAPLDMRMDRDSGPTAATLLQTVEETALADVIYQYGEERFSRRIARAIVRARELGPLETTGQLAAIVRRAVPTRGWQRIDPATRTFQALRIWVNRELEGLDVFIRQAVARLAAGARLAIIAFHSLEDRIVKHTFRALAQAPDPLVSLVTRRPIEATEDEIARNPRARSAKLRVAERLA, encoded by the coding sequence ATGCACGCCCCGGTACTCGTCGCGGAGGTCATCAGGCACCTGGCACCCGCACGCGGGGGCCTGTTCGTCGACTGCACCCTGGGTGCGGGCGGGCATACGCGCGCCCTGCTCGACGCCGGCGCCTCGCGGGTGCTCGCCTTCGATCGCGATCGCACGGCCTTTCCCCTGGCCTCGGCCGCCCTCGAGGGCTGCCTCGACCGCGTCGAGATGGTCCACGCCGACTATCGCAGACTCGGGGACGTGCTCGACGCCCGGGGTCTGACACACGTCGACGGCGGCATCCTGGCCGATCTCGGCGTCTCGTCCATGCAGTTGGACGACGCGGAGCGCGGGTTCAGCTTCCGGGCCGATGCGCCGCTGGACATGCGGATGGACCGCGACAGCGGCCCCACCGCGGCCACGCTCCTCCAGACGGTCGAGGAAACGGCGCTGGCCGACGTGATCTACCAGTACGGCGAGGAGCGCTTCTCGCGCCGCATCGCCCGCGCCATCGTCCGGGCCCGCGAGCTCGGTCCCCTCGAGACCACGGGACAGCTGGCGGCCATCGTCCGTCGCGCCGTGCCGACCAGGGGCTGGCAGCGGATCGATCCGGCGACGCGGACCTTCCAGGCCCTGCGTATCTGGGTCAACCGCGAGCTCGAGGGGCTGGATGTCTTCATCCGGCAGGCCGTGGCCCGGCTGGCTGCGGGCGCGCGCCTGGCGATCATCGCCTTCCACTCGCTCGAGGACCGGATCGTCAAGCACACGTTCCGGGCACTGGCGCAGGCGCCGGACCCGCTCGTCTCGCTCGTCACCCGGCGGCCGATCGAGGCCACCGAGGACGAAATCGCCCGCAACCCGCGCGCCCGGAGCGCCAAGCTGCGCGTCGCCGAAAGGCTGGCCTGA
- a CDS encoding division/cell wall cluster transcriptional repressor MraZ, whose amino-acid sequence MLRGRISTRIDDKGRLKVPSAFRAHIEQEYGPELYLTSLSPTGEFVRLYPLKVWEAIEEKLRSLPQLHPARKSFEMTTSYWGQMAEFDAQGRVVLPPPLREAAGASADVDVLGMQTCLDIWNSDRIRSRVLSDGLNDAHLADLAALGI is encoded by the coding sequence GTGCTCCGCGGCCGCATTTCAACAAGGATTGATGACAAGGGGCGCCTCAAGGTGCCCAGCGCGTTCCGCGCGCACATCGAGCAGGAGTACGGGCCGGAGCTCTACCTGACCAGCCTGTCTCCCACTGGGGAATTCGTCCGCCTGTACCCCCTGAAGGTCTGGGAAGCGATCGAGGAGAAGCTCCGGTCGCTGCCACAACTCCATCCGGCCCGCAAATCCTTCGAAATGACCACTTCCTACTGGGGCCAGATGGCCGAATTCGACGCCCAGGGACGAGTGGTCCTCCCTCCCCCCCTCCGCGAAGCCGCCGGGGCGTCTGCCGATGTCGACGTCCTGGGCATGCAGACCTGCCTCGACATCTGGAACAGCGACCGCATCAGGTCCAGGGTCCTGTCCGACGGGCTCAATGACGCCCACCTCGCCGACCTCGCCGCCTTGGGGATCTGA
- a CDS encoding glycosyltransferase family 4 protein: MPFVRGGAEALVRELVTQLERHGCLVERVSVPFKWYPKQELMAHAAAWRLLDLSESCGRPIDLVIPTKFPTYCVRHPHKVTWLMHQYRAAYDLCGTEYADFDHREEDTAVRERIRALDREMLGECAAVYTISRTTSDRLTRFNGVPSTPLYHPSPLAPKLRSGPYGDYFLSVGRLETVKRVDLAIEAMAHVPPPMRLLIAGEGTFRHGLETRIEQLGLQDRVALLGAVDERTLIDLYAGARGVVFAPFDEDYGYVTLEAFEARKPVVTATDSGGVLEFVDHGVNGLVCPPEAASVGACLAELAQHPGRAAALGEAGYDSTRAISWDGVVAALTAGLARREEPPVA; encoded by the coding sequence GTGCCCTTCGTCCGCGGGGGGGCCGAGGCGCTGGTGCGTGAGCTGGTCACCCAGCTCGAGCGACACGGCTGCCTCGTCGAGCGCGTCAGCGTGCCGTTCAAGTGGTACCCGAAGCAGGAGTTGATGGCGCACGCGGCCGCCTGGCGGCTGTTGGACCTGAGCGAGAGCTGCGGCCGGCCCATCGACCTGGTCATCCCCACCAAGTTCCCCACCTACTGCGTCCGCCACCCCCACAAGGTGACCTGGCTGATGCACCAGTACCGCGCGGCCTACGACCTCTGCGGCACCGAGTACGCCGATTTCGACCACCGCGAAGAGGACACCGCGGTCCGGGAGCGTATTCGCGCCCTCGACCGGGAGATGCTGGGCGAATGCGCGGCGGTCTACACCATCTCGCGCACGACCTCTGACCGGCTCACCCGCTTCAACGGGGTGCCGTCGACGCCCCTGTACCACCCCTCACCGCTGGCCCCGAAGTTGCGCTCGGGCCCTTATGGCGACTATTTCCTTTCGGTCGGGCGCCTCGAGACCGTCAAGCGCGTCGACCTGGCCATCGAGGCCATGGCGCACGTGCCGCCGCCGATGCGGCTCCTGATCGCGGGGGAAGGCACGTTCCGTCACGGCCTGGAGACCCGAATCGAGCAGCTGGGCCTGCAGGATCGCGTCGCCCTCCTCGGGGCGGTTGACGAGAGGACGTTGATCGACCTGTATGCGGGGGCGCGGGGGGTGGTCTTCGCCCCGTTCGACGAGGATTACGGGTACGTGACGCTGGAAGCCTTCGAGGCGCGCAAGCCGGTGGTGACGGCCACCGACAGCGGTGGCGTCCTCGAGTTCGTCGATCACGGCGTCAACGGCCTCGTGTGCCCTCCGGAGGCGGCGTCGGTCGGCGCCTGCCTCGCCGAGCTTGCCCAACACCCCGGCCGGGCTGCTGCGCTCGGGGAGGCGGGGTACGATAGCACCCGCGCGATCTCCTGGGACGGAGTCGTCGCCGCGCTCACCGCCGGCCTGGCGCGACGCGAGGAACCGCCCGTCGCCTGA
- a CDS encoding glycosyltransferase family 2 protein, with translation MAAPDSVSILIPAFNEGPVVGDVIRALRAAAPWREVLLIDDGSTDGTGAAAAEAGATVLRHPYNKGNGAAVKTGVRAASGEYVLVIDGDGQHKPEDAQAIVGYLGEYDLVVGARAMHTQATGVRRAGNSLLNAFAAYMTGREIPDLTSGFRGARRSVLREFLHLIPNGFSTPTTTTLACIKAGYNVRFHPIEARQRTGTSKIRLARDGTKFLLIILKIVTIYSPMRIFLPVSAGAFLLGVLYGAWTVAASGRIANGSVLLLMFSVLVFLVGLVSEQISALRFEGRG, from the coding sequence GTGGCCGCCCCGGACAGCGTCTCCATCCTCATCCCCGCCTTCAACGAGGGGCCCGTCGTCGGGGACGTGATCCGCGCGCTGCGCGCGGCCGCGCCCTGGCGCGAGGTCCTGCTCATCGACGATGGGTCGACCGACGGCACGGGGGCGGCCGCGGCGGAAGCCGGAGCGACGGTGCTTCGGCACCCGTACAACAAGGGCAACGGTGCCGCCGTGAAGACCGGCGTGCGGGCGGCCAGCGGCGAGTACGTGCTGGTAATCGATGGCGACGGCCAGCACAAGCCCGAGGACGCGCAGGCGATCGTCGGCTACCTGGGGGAGTACGACCTGGTGGTCGGCGCGCGGGCCATGCACACGCAGGCGACCGGCGTGCGGCGGGCAGGCAACTCGCTGCTGAACGCGTTTGCGGCGTACATGACCGGGCGCGAGATCCCCGACCTCACGTCGGGGTTCCGGGGGGCACGCCGCTCGGTGCTGCGCGAGTTCCTGCACCTGATCCCGAACGGCTTCTCGACGCCGACGACCACGACGCTGGCCTGCATCAAGGCCGGCTACAACGTCCGCTTCCACCCGATCGAGGCGCGGCAGCGGACGGGCACCTCCAAGATCCGGCTGGCGCGCGACGGCACGAAGTTCCTGTTGATCATCCTGAAGATCGTCACGATCTACAGTCCCATGCGGATCTTCCTGCCGGTCAGCGCCGGCGCCTTCCTGCTCGGCGTGCTCTACGGCGCGTGGACGGTGGCCGCCTCCGGACGCATCGCCAACGGGTCGGTCCTGCTGTTGATGTTCTCGGTGCTGGTGTTCCTGGTCGGACTGGTCTCCGAACAGATCTCGGCGCTCCGCTTCGAGGGGCGCGGATGA
- a CDS encoding polyprenol monophosphomannose synthase, which translates to MSTLPRVLVVTPTYNERDNLPILVREVLAVGDHVSILVVDDASPDGTGRIADDLAAEFPGRVHVMHRTGKRGLGRSYVDALSQAVTMEVDLICQMDADFSHDPKYLPDLVAAIEAGPHDLVIGSRYLYGVSVVNWPLSRLILSTFANRYVRAITALPACDCTSGYRCWRREALARLPLRAFVSDGYAFLVEMLYQAMGTGARIGEVPIIYVERREGQSKMSRGVILESVFVPWRLVLRHPSWRGRRG; encoded by the coding sequence ATGAGCACGTTGCCTCGCGTGCTCGTCGTCACGCCGACCTACAACGAGCGCGACAACCTGCCGATCCTCGTCCGCGAGGTGCTGGCGGTGGGGGATCACGTCTCCATCCTCGTGGTGGACGACGCGTCGCCCGACGGCACGGGACGGATCGCCGACGACCTGGCCGCGGAGTTCCCCGGGCGCGTCCACGTGATGCACCGGACGGGCAAGCGCGGGCTCGGCCGCTCCTACGTCGATGCGCTGTCGCAGGCGGTCACGATGGAGGTCGACCTGATCTGCCAGATGGACGCCGACTTCTCGCACGACCCGAAGTACCTGCCGGACCTGGTGGCGGCCATCGAGGCGGGACCGCACGACCTGGTGATCGGATCGCGCTACCTGTACGGCGTCAGCGTGGTGAACTGGCCCCTGAGCCGGCTGATCCTCAGTACCTTCGCCAATCGCTACGTGCGGGCGATCACGGCCCTGCCGGCGTGCGACTGCACCAGTGGCTACCGGTGCTGGCGGCGCGAGGCGCTGGCCCGGCTGCCGCTGCGGGCCTTCGTGTCCGACGGCTACGCGTTCCTCGTCGAGATGCTCTACCAGGCGATGGGGACGGGGGCACGAATCGGCGAGGTGCCGATCATCTACGTCGAGCGGCGCGAGGGGCAGTCGAAGATGTCGCGCGGCGTCATCCTGGAGTCGGTGTTCGTGCCCTGGCGGCTGGTCCTGCGTCACCCGTCGTGGCGCGGGCGGCGTGGCTGA
- a CDS encoding glycosyltransferase family 2 protein: MPETPARTPAGLSIFFPAYNDSGTIASMVVSALLAARALTPDHEVIVVNDGSKDGTPQILDELARMYPQVRIVHHPKNRGYGGALRSGFEAATKEFVFYTDGDAQYDPSEVALLWERMGPGVDLVNGYKIARSDPFHRIVIGRLYHHTVKTLFGLGVRDVDCDFRLMRRSIFDTVTLTKDSGVICLEMMKKITDGGFRIAEVPVHHYHRAYGKSQFFNFRRIFRTGLDVLRLWHDLVIKKVHRAAPQARA, translated from the coding sequence ATGCCTGAGACCCCTGCCAGAACACCTGCCGGCCTGAGCATCTTCTTCCCGGCCTACAACGACAGCGGCACCATCGCCAGCATGGTGGTGTCGGCGTTGCTGGCGGCGCGCGCGCTCACGCCGGACCACGAGGTGATCGTCGTCAACGACGGCAGCAAGGACGGCACGCCCCAGATCCTCGACGAGCTGGCGCGGATGTACCCGCAGGTGCGCATCGTCCACCACCCGAAGAACCGGGGCTACGGCGGCGCCCTGCGCAGCGGGTTCGAGGCGGCCACCAAGGAGTTCGTCTTCTACACCGACGGCGACGCGCAGTACGACCCGTCGGAGGTCGCCCTGTTGTGGGAGCGGATGGGGCCGGGCGTGGACCTGGTGAACGGCTACAAGATCGCGCGATCGGACCCCTTCCACCGCATCGTGATCGGCCGGCTCTACCATCACACGGTCAAGACGCTGTTCGGCCTGGGCGTGCGCGACGTCGACTGCGACTTCCGGCTGATGCGCCGCTCCATCTTCGACACCGTGACGCTGACCAAGGACAGCGGCGTCATCTGCCTCGAGATGATGAAGAAGATCACCGACGGCGGCTTCCGGATCGCGGAGGTGCCCGTGCACCACTACCACCGCGCCTACGGCAAGTCGCAGTTCTTCAACTTCCGCCGCATCTTCCGCACCGGCCTCGACGTGCTGCGGCTCTGGCACGACCTGGTCATCAAGAAGGTGCACCGGGCGGCTCCGCAGGCGCGGGCATGA
- a CDS encoding NAD(P)-dependent oxidoreductase: MTDYQASYRGRRVMITGGLGFIGSNLARALVDLGADVLLVDSLIPDYGGSLENIRGIEDRVRVNVADIRQQTTMNYLVQGREVIFNLAGQVSHIDSMRDPYTDLEINCRSQMTVLEACRRNNPGVKVVFAGTRQIYGKPDYLPVDENHLVRPTDVNGINKAAGEQYHLVYNNVFGVRACSLRLTNIYGPRQLVKHNRQGFIGWFIRRIVEDQEIEIFGDGMQMRDFVYVDDACDAFLRAGAMDTCNGQVFNVGGSEPIKHKDLVELMIEVANSGRRRFVEWPAEKKAIDIGSFYADSTRFRTTTGWTPAVTLREGLTRTIAFYREHLPRYL, translated from the coding sequence ATGACCGACTATCAGGCGTCGTACCGCGGCCGCCGCGTGATGATCACCGGCGGGCTCGGCTTCATCGGCAGCAACCTGGCGCGCGCCCTCGTCGACCTCGGCGCCGACGTGCTGCTGGTCGACTCGCTGATTCCCGACTACGGCGGTTCGCTCGAGAACATCCGCGGCATCGAGGATCGCGTCCGCGTCAACGTCGCCGACATCCGGCAGCAGACGACGATGAACTACCTCGTGCAGGGGCGCGAGGTGATCTTCAACCTGGCCGGGCAGGTCAGCCACATCGACTCGATGCGGGATCCGTACACGGATCTCGAGATCAACTGCCGCAGCCAGATGACCGTGCTCGAGGCCTGCCGCCGCAACAACCCCGGCGTCAAGGTCGTGTTCGCGGGCACGCGCCAGATCTACGGCAAGCCCGACTACCTCCCGGTCGACGAGAACCACCTGGTGCGCCCGACCGACGTCAACGGCATCAACAAGGCCGCCGGCGAGCAGTACCACCTGGTCTACAACAACGTGTTCGGCGTCCGCGCCTGCTCGCTGCGCCTGACCAACATCTACGGTCCGCGCCAGCTGGTGAAGCACAACCGCCAGGGCTTCATCGGCTGGTTCATCCGCCGCATCGTCGAGGACCAGGAAATCGAGATCTTCGGCGACGGCATGCAGATGCGCGACTTCGTGTACGTCGACGACGCGTGCGACGCCTTCCTGCGGGCCGGCGCGATGGACACCTGCAACGGCCAGGTGTTCAACGTCGGCGGGTCCGAGCCGATCAAGCACAAGGACCTGGTCGAGCTGATGATCGAGGTCGCCAATTCCGGGCGCCGCCGCTTCGTCGAGTGGCCCGCGGAGAAGAAGGCCATCGACATCGGCAGCTTCTACGCCGACTCGACCCGCTTCCGCACCACCACCGGCTGGACTCCGGCCGTCACGCTGCGCGAGGGCCTGACGCGCACGATCGCGTTCTATCGCGAGCACCTGCCCCGCTACCTCTGA
- a CDS encoding DegT/DnrJ/EryC1/StrS aminotransferase family protein, producing the protein MHTPDVRVPFLSLRPGEDADALRAAVNRVIDRGWFILGPELEAFEAEFAAASGAAHAIGVNTGTDAIALLLRGLGIGPGDEVITAPLSAAYTALAVMMAGARPVFADIDPERHTITPETVAAAITPRTAAIMPVHLYGQPADMPAIAALASRHGLALVEDAAQAHLATCGGAPVGSFGSGAAFSFYPTKNLGALGDAGAITTGDAALADRLRRLRNGGQKTTYQHDEFGVNSRLDEMQAAILRERLQRLPGWTAQRRAIAAHYRTRLAGGPVHVPAEFDAGHVYHLFVVRTTQRDAFRAHMLAQGVQTLVHYPKALTEQPAIQSEAPADCPEAVRAAAQVCSLPLYPSLSLHDADLVADAVMSFAPAL; encoded by the coding sequence ATGCACACGCCCGACGTCCGCGTCCCGTTCCTGTCGCTGCGCCCGGGCGAGGACGCCGACGCCCTGCGCGCCGCCGTCAACCGCGTCATCGACCGCGGCTGGTTCATCCTGGGCCCCGAGCTCGAGGCCTTCGAGGCGGAGTTCGCGGCAGCCTCCGGCGCGGCGCATGCGATCGGGGTCAACACCGGCACCGACGCCATCGCGCTGCTGCTGCGCGGTCTCGGCATCGGCCCCGGCGATGAGGTCATCACGGCACCGCTCTCGGCCGCCTACACCGCCCTGGCCGTGATGATGGCGGGCGCGCGACCGGTGTTTGCCGACATCGATCCCGAGCGCCACACGATCACGCCGGAGACGGTCGCGGCCGCAATCACGCCGCGCACCGCCGCCATCATGCCGGTGCACCTCTACGGGCAGCCCGCCGACATGCCGGCGATTGCCGCGCTCGCCTCCCGCCACGGGCTCGCGCTCGTCGAGGACGCCGCGCAGGCCCACCTGGCCACCTGCGGCGGGGCGCCCGTCGGCAGCTTCGGCAGCGGCGCGGCGTTCAGCTTCTACCCGACCAAGAACCTCGGCGCCCTCGGCGACGCGGGGGCGATCACCACCGGCGATGCCGCCCTGGCCGACCGCCTGAGGCGCCTGCGCAACGGCGGCCAGAAGACGACCTACCAGCACGACGAGTTCGGCGTGAACTCGCGCCTCGACGAGATGCAGGCCGCCATCCTGCGCGAACGGCTGCAGCGACTGCCCGGCTGGACCGCCCAGCGTCGGGCCATCGCGGCCCACTATCGGACCCGCCTGGCCGGCGGCCCGGTCCACGTACCGGCCGAGTTCGACGCCGGCCACGTCTATCACCTGTTCGTGGTGCGGACGACGCAGCGCGACGCCTTCCGCGCGCACATGCTGGCGCAGGGCGTCCAGACCCTGGTGCACTACCCCAAAGCGCTCACCGAGCAGCCCGCCATCCAGTCCGAGGCGCCTGCCGACTGCCCGGAGGCCGTCAGGGCGGCGGCGCAGGTGTGCTCGCTGCCGCTCTACCCGTCGCTGTCGCTGCACGACGCGGATCTGGTTGCCGACGCGGTGATGTCGTTCGCACCGGCCCTCTGA
- a CDS encoding GatB/YqeY domain-containing protein, whose amino-acid sequence MSDSLPVRVNADLASALRARDQETLDTLRMLKTALTNKRVELTRDLEDREALQVVTTLVKQRKDSASQFSAAGREELAEKERREAAILERYLPAALDEAALSALIEEAVRESGAAGPKDMGKVMKVLMPRLAGQVVDGKAVNEQVKARLASA is encoded by the coding sequence ATGAGCGACTCGCTTCCCGTCCGGGTGAACGCCGACCTCGCGTCGGCACTCCGGGCCCGTGACCAGGAAACCCTCGACACCCTCCGCATGCTCAAGACCGCGCTCACCAACAAGCGCGTCGAGCTGACTCGCGACCTCGAGGATCGGGAGGCCCTGCAGGTCGTCACGACGCTGGTGAAGCAGCGAAAGGACAGCGCGAGCCAGTTCAGCGCCGCCGGACGCGAGGAACTCGCCGAGAAGGAGCGCCGCGAGGCCGCCATCCTCGAGCGGTACCTGCCCGCCGCGCTCGACGAGGCCGCCCTCTCGGCGCTGATCGAGGAGGCGGTGCGCGAGAGCGGCGCCGCCGGCCCGAAGGACATGGGCAAGGTCATGAAGGTGCTGATGCCCAGGCTGGCCGGGCAGGTCGTGGACGGCAAGGCCGTCAACGAGCAGGTCAAGGCCCGGCTGGCGTCGGCCTGA
- a CDS encoding CRTAC1 family protein: protein MLTQPAPPRFRNVQPDSGVAFVLEHAPTPDKRLIETMPGGLAAFDYDDDGRVDLFFANGNATPDLAKADTRFHNRLYRNLGGMKFEDVTDRAGLAGRGFAMGAAAGDYDNDGHVDLFVPGVGQPTLYRNTGQGRFEDVTTRAGIASSPWSVAAAWVDVDRDGRLDLFVVNYLDWLPQANRFCGDRVRDLRVYCHPKYFAGLPNQLYRNKGDGTFEDVSKASGIAAHVGKGMSVAVADFDADGRDDLFVTNDGVPNFLFHNVDGRRFEETGLLAGVALPGFGRPISSMGAAVHDVTGDGRPDLLVTALKGETFPLYVNDGGMTFHDGTHQARLAAPSSQRSGWGLALADLDNDGRVDIATANAHVNDLIDRFEASTYKEANAILLNRGTTFEDVTALSGPELSAATAAHRGLLAVDLDDDGRLDLVTTSLGGPVEIWRNEGPAGHWLRVRLRGRASNRDGLGAIVTVGGRRHAMTSASGYASSTLRGVHVGLGDAAAPPGIEVTWPSGRTQVVQAPGVDQVVEVTEPGA, encoded by the coding sequence GTGCTCACCCAACCTGCCCCGCCCCGGTTCCGCAACGTCCAGCCGGACAGCGGCGTGGCCTTCGTCCTCGAGCACGCCCCGACGCCCGACAAGCGCCTCATCGAGACCATGCCCGGCGGGTTGGCGGCCTTCGACTACGACGACGACGGGCGCGTCGATCTGTTCTTCGCCAACGGCAACGCCACCCCTGACCTCGCCAAGGCCGACACACGGTTCCACAACCGCCTGTATCGGAACCTCGGCGGCATGAAGTTCGAGGACGTCACCGACCGCGCCGGACTTGCCGGGCGGGGCTTCGCGATGGGCGCGGCCGCCGGTGACTACGACAACGACGGGCACGTGGACCTGTTCGTGCCGGGTGTCGGCCAGCCCACGCTCTACCGCAACACCGGGCAGGGTCGCTTCGAGGACGTGACGACGCGGGCCGGGATCGCGTCGTCGCCCTGGTCGGTCGCGGCCGCGTGGGTGGACGTCGACCGTGACGGGCGCCTCGACCTGTTCGTCGTCAACTATCTCGACTGGTTGCCACAGGCCAACCGCTTCTGCGGCGATCGCGTCCGCGACCTGCGTGTGTACTGTCACCCGAAGTACTTCGCGGGCCTGCCCAACCAGCTCTATCGCAACAAGGGCGACGGCACGTTCGAGGACGTGTCGAAGGCCAGCGGCATCGCGGCGCACGTCGGCAAGGGCATGAGCGTGGCAGTCGCCGACTTCGACGCCGATGGGCGCGACGACCTGTTCGTGACCAACGATGGCGTGCCCAACTTCCTGTTCCACAACGTCGACGGCAGGCGCTTCGAGGAGACTGGCCTGCTGGCCGGCGTGGCGCTGCCCGGCTTCGGCCGGCCGATCTCCAGCATGGGGGCCGCGGTGCACGACGTGACGGGCGACGGCCGCCCCGACCTGCTCGTGACCGCGCTCAAGGGCGAGACCTTCCCGCTCTACGTCAACGACGGCGGCATGACGTTCCACGACGGCACGCACCAGGCCCGGCTCGCCGCGCCGAGCAGCCAGCGCAGCGGCTGGGGCCTGGCGTTGGCCGACCTCGACAACGACGGCCGCGTCGACATCGCGACCGCCAACGCGCACGTCAACGACCTGATCGATCGCTTCGAGGCCTCGACATACAAGGAGGCCAACGCCATCCTGCTCAATCGCGGCACGACCTTCGAGGACGTCACCGCGCTGTCGGGCCCCGAACTGTCGGCCGCCACCGCGGCGCACCGCGGCCTGCTCGCGGTCGACCTCGACGACGACGGCCGGCTCGACCTGGTGACGACGAGCCTGGGCGGACCGGTCGAGATCTGGAGGAACGAAGGCCCCGCGGGCCACTGGCTGCGCGTCCGCCTGCGGGGGCGGGCCTCCAACCGCGACGGCCTCGGCGCCATCGTCACGGTCGGCGGGCGCCGCCACGCCATGACGTCAGCGTCTGGTTACGCCTCGTCGACGCTGCGCGGCGTGCACGTGGGGCTCGGCGACGCCGCCGCCCCGCCGGGCATCGAGGTGACCTGGCCATCGGGGCGCACGCAGGTCGTGCAGGCGCCGGGCGTCGACCAGGTGGTGGAGGTCACGGAACCGGGGGCGTGA